In the Hermetia illucens chromosome 1, iHerIll2.2.curated.20191125, whole genome shotgun sequence genome, TAAATGCTGTATAATTAGAGACAGTCCGAGCGATTCAAAACAGTAGTGTTCTTCTGTAGGCCGCACTCACTGGCTTTCCCAAAAATGCGCCTCCGCCATCAGTGACATACCAGAGGTTACTTTCGGCTTAATACCTATCGGCAATAGTAACGAGATAGGGGAGAATACTAATACTACCAGGGTTTCCATATAAGCTTCCAATTCgcagaatttaatttatttaccaCGTTCAGGGTCACCACCATACAGTATTTGCTGGCACTACCCTTTTAGTGAATCCCGTCCTCCCATCTTATGGACCCAAAGGTCAATCTGGTTTGACGGAGGCTAGGCAGCTGGATGTTTGCCAGCACTAGGCagtagtaccagcttctgccgcttccccCTTGCAGGAAATATCTGTTCGAACATGTACGCTTCAAACATCTCAATGAACATGTCCGCGAGCTTAAGAGTTCTATTCTAGCTTTGCTATCGCTTATTCTACTATAGATCTCCAGTAGCTTTGAATAACTATCCAATTTAAATCTGCACTTGTACTGTCGATAATCTCCATAcccggtgagaaactgagtaagattataacaAATATCACtctgccgtctctccaaccattccttgatggcagagATGAACCTATATGTCCACCGGTCGTTTTGCGAGCATTCCCAACGTTCTTTCCATCAATTAACTGATCTCTCCCATTCGgcgttcttcatctgcgataaaGAAGAGATGAATTCGCTGTTAAATCCCACTAAAACCGGTGagctttgaaccgcgacctttggTATGATAgacttgcgctctaaccactcagctatccggacactataatATATAAGATGTTACTATTCTTATCTGCCACGAtatcaatcgacatcattcccgagaAGACGAACACAGCATGTCTAAGACAGTCCTGAGGGCAGACCACACCCTCCAAGGAGAGACTGCACTGCCTTTGCTAGCGTTAAGTaagacctgcaatgccttttccCAAACAGGAGCTGCATAGGGCAAGATCGAGCTCACCACTGTAGCTATAAGTAACCTAGAAGCATGCCCTTAGTAGCACTCTCCGCTTCGAGTGAGCATAACACATAATCTTCACGATGCTTTGTGACTACAACCAGCGATATATCGTCGGCGTACCCCACCACCGCGGCTTCTTCCTGGACTGAAAGATTAAAAACATCactgtacattatgttccacagctgtGGGTCCAATAGGCCCTGTGCCCTGTGAGATGCCCGCATAGAAAACGTACTTCTGTGGTATATAGTCTGCGTCATACCAAAGCATCAATCCTTGCACTATCCACAATTGTAACGAGATAGGAGGAAATACTAATCTTTGCTAGGGATTTCTGTatcaggttccaattggccgaattgaatgcatttttccaaTCCAGGGTCAtcatcacgcaatatttgctggtattatCCTTTCCAGGAATTGCGTCTTCgagtcagtaaccaatttgatgacatGATTGATCGAGACGCTCCTTGGTTTTCAACAACTGGGAATGATCTGTTATAAATTTCTAACTCTTGCACTTTTCCCACAGTCTCTAAAggacatataggtctgtaggaggttggctcacctggaggtttagcaagcttaggcagtagtactaatttctgcagcttccatgccgcaggaaatatcctctcggacatgcatgcttcaaAAAACTTAGCGAACATATGCGGTGTCGATTTCCCAAGATTAAAGGCCCTATTCGGTATGCTATCCAGACCCAGAGTTTTGTTCTTTAAAGCATTCTCTCTTGCTGAATTGGATGGCAATcatgcgggcttccttataggtgcGCTCTTTTTACTCCTCATCGATTCTATCTACCGTCCTCTGGGCCCACTGGTCAGGTCACTATTCTACCGGTAACTGGGTCTTCtttgcgtcacatgctttgactATGCAATGGGCCAGATGGACAACTTTTTCCGTAGAGGCGACTGCTTTGTTAGGTTGGCCCAACTATACCTCtatgaagctctgctcatcGAGAGCTTTTGTAGACCGGCCTGACATTTTTCTGGATTTCGGGTATGATGAGTCTCTCCCCTGTGATGCCAACCATACCCCAAAAAAGATTGCATGGTGACCGCCATGATAAAAGCATATAAGAGAGTGTGCCTCCTTGCATTtgcttctctgctaccccactcaagggcccaagcattgaaatcactggCAATCACCCTTGAGCTAGTCCCTttataacaaagttgtaataaatGAAAGTATGTGTCTTTCGCGTATAATTATTGGTCCCttagaaataaaatgtcagtaccatatcaaattgaatatcgagCATTACgggtacccaaatattcttatgtAAGGAATCAACAAAGCATAACGACAGGAAAAGTATGCAAAATTGTCTACCAATTTTCGTTGACTTTATGGTTGTCAGGCACAAAATAGCATACTTATgtttactttttctttaaagTCAGCGCTCAAATAAGAAGATAGCTTGTCTCTATGTTATTTACCTGGTGGTTGAGTACGGCATCGAAAAGGTAAGCTCAGTAACCACGAGTGGTATGCTGGTTGTTATAGAATCTGCTCCGACTAATGTCCACGCGAAGGAGCCGTACCAAGCATTAGAGTCagcaaaaagggaaataaaactCGAAGTTATTTAGTCAAACACTAAACATGTAACCCAAACGTGAATAACGACCACTAAATACACCAAAATCCACCAATCGAAATTCTCATATCATGGAATCAACAATAACGCTGTAAGGAACATATCGTGACAAAAAATATTCAAGTTGGCCTATCCTCCGAAACTGGACCCCTAGAATCGATTCTTATAAAGCAAAATATAATTATCCTATATAAGCTAGTATTCACAACAAAAACGTACGATGAACCGAAAAAAGGATAAGAGTTGTGGACTGTTCAAAATAGAATGGATCCTAATACCATAACATAAAATGAGAGGAAAACTGAAACACTTTGAAACAAAAATGCAAACAGCACTCACACAAATTatactttttattttgaaaattagatCTATGCGTGAAAACATGTTTTTTTTAGGaataaacatcaaaaacaacaacaactgtATGCAAGTTTGTCGAAAATTATGAATCAGAAAAACAAATATTGATCAACCCAGTCGCTCAACACGCAAGATTAGTTAACTAGTGTCGATGAATATAGGTATACTAATTAGGAAATGCTCAACTATGATCTCAAATTTTGTCCTGACAATATCCTCGTTGTAAGCAACAATGCTTCAAACTTGCCAACTTTCAAGCTGTCAGTAGTAGGCTTATCTCTGTCAAAACACATTCAACGACATCAACATAAAACATGCAATATTTTCAGAGTAGCATTAGACCCAACTCACCCTTCACGATAAATTGATCCTGAACCTGCAGCTGCAACAATTAGAGTGTCGGGTAATCCACCAAGATACCGCAGATCCACTGTGTGCTCTTGACTGCCGAAATTTATAACGGTCACAAAAGTATCTTCGCCTTTCAGTTCCCTTTGTTCGAAATATGTATGCAAAGGAAGAAGAGAAGTCTAAGATAGACACTATCTTTTGTTGAGGGGTGTTGTTCCATCATACCTTTTGAATGCTAGAACATCCCTTGTTATAGCCAAACCAAAGAAACTGCCCTTTCAAAGTGTGTTGTGTTGACGCAAATTTGCTAGCCGCTGATAAAGCTTATACGTGCTACGTTCCGCCGATTTTTGCTTggctaaattcaaattttcatagTTTGGATGGACTGGAAGCCAAGTAGTTTCCGCAGTCGAAAATCCTGTGAGAAATAATTACCACTTGCCAAAGGAACAAGTGAATGAGCTTTACCTGCATTTTTTGTATCATCCCATTGAAATGGTGTTCTGACAGGATCTCGTGATATTTCCTTAAAATCTTCTGAAAATCCGAAACGCCTCGCTGCAGGATCTTTGGTTTCATCATAAGTAATATCTCTGTAGTCCACCATTCCAATTTCTTCACCCTGTGCGAAATTCCTATAAAAATGTTATATTATAGAAAAGACAACATACATTGTAAGTAACAGCAATTCCAGGTAGAGTCAGCAGAAGAAGATTGAGCCCATCAGCTCGTTCTGGTCCGAATCTGGAGGCAACACGTGGCCTATCGTGGTTACCAAGTACCCAGTTAGGGGTACCAGTAACAGGCATATAAGAAATCCAACGCTGGATGTTAGAAAGGAAGTCCCTCGCATCTGAATTCATATTGAGATCTGAGATCAAGTAGAAATTGAACGGGACTTGCGCTCCCTGAACTCCGTCTTTGCTTTCATAGTAATCCATTACCGATGAAATATTAGCATAAGCTTCCGTTAGCATCACTGGTGTATCTCctccattttcctttttgtaaTTGTCCAAGAGTTTTCGCCAATGATATACAACGTCATATGTTTCCGGCTAGAAAAAATGTGTGCGTACTGTTTTGATTGAGTTTCATTTAATGTAACTAGAAACGTAGCTGCTTctcaaatatgcaaattttattgaaaagctTCGTTTCAAAATCTAGTACGGCATTCTAAGAGCATAGTATCGAAGGTCTTACCAAGTCTTTGGTGTAAATATGTTCCAAAAATTCATAAGACTGATTGTTCGGCTTTCCACTTTCCGGCTCATCACGAAGATCTTCCACTTCAAATAAATGACAGATTGCATCCACCCGAAAACCGGCCACCCCTTTTGATAACCAGAATTGTAGCACATCATCCATGGCCGCTAGGACTTTGGGGTTTCGGAAATTCAAATCTGGTTGCCCGGCGGTAAACTGATGTAGGTAGTACTGGCCACGTTCTTTATTCCATTCCCATGCTGACCCTTCAAAAACGGAAATCTGTTGAAGACAAATTATAGAGAATATCTAACTGTATCTAATTGAATACATAAATAAATTGCTTCCAACCCAATTGTTCGGTGGATGAATCTTTCCATCTGCACCCTTTCGCCCATCATGCCATACATAAAAATCCTCGTATCCTGGCTCACGTTTCACCGATTTCTTGAACCATTCACATTCGTCGGATGTGTGGTTTGGAACAAAATCGACGATAATTTTTATTCCTAACCGAAAAGAGAAAGATATAAATGATTGAaaagaacatcgaaggcgagGTCGCACGTAGAAGTTGCTAGAAATGGAGGGTAATCATACCGCTAGCAAAGCATTCGATTTATTTAGAGTTTCAGTACAGACTTGATTGAAAACTATTTTGGTCAACTTGTCCACCACAGAGATATTTGTAACTGAATaagatttgttttgtttgtttgttatgtGAAGACATAGTGAAGAGAAACTTACCTAATTTATTTGCTTCTTTGATTAATGCTTCAAAATCTTCCCTTGTTCCATATTCGTCTTGAATGTCCGTGAAATCGGATATATCATATCCGAAATCAACCATCGGTGATTTGAAGATAGGACTAAGCCATGTTGCATCAACTCCACTTTCCTTCAAATGCCCCAACTTTGAGATTATTCCTGTCGGAAAATATAGACAGATAAGTCAGCGGGGATAAATACAGTAGCAATATTGAATATTgcaatgtaaacatttttcaaaggAAACGCATTGAATAAATGACGTTTTTCCGTTACCATTagccaaaagatttttttttctttgaaacttttaataaaaataaaaattgagaagaaagaaaaaaggagaGAGAAAGGATAAGAAGAAATGAAACTTTTCAAGCAATAAATAGCCACAAAAATTCAGAGTCGGAATAATACAAGCAAGAATAAAAAAGTAAacgtaaaaatatttcaaatttattttagaaGTAATTCGAAAAACGAAAGTTGGACATTTTAGGTATAAGTTTCACTGctttcttatgtgagaaacttttggTTCAAGATTGTTTCATTTTTACGTaaggaaaaaatcaattatCTTCTATTTTTCAAGACCCATTTAAATAACAAGCGAAAAGTTCTGTATCGATAATAGTCCACTTTTGTTAGTATCTGGGCTCATGATGAGGTTGGATTACGAgcattatataaaaataatacaaaagCGCACACCTAGAAAAGCTAATTTTCTATTATTGTAATTTGTGCATGTTTATCTGTTCTCCAATTGCTGAATCCGATTTAGAATTAATTAGGAAAGttctttttcacttttctaattaattctaaattggagaaaaacaaaatattgcAACTTGGTCCCCCAACTAAGTTCATACGCCCCCCAATAGAGCTTAACTTCAGTGATCAGAAGAGagcctaatttttttttcggtcaTTGTTTCAATAATTGCCTGGAGTAATTTAAGCCATACAGAGATCACACACCTATGTATACCTCGATGAAGGTTCTAGTtgaaaaattccaaaatatGCCACTGCAAACTTTATTTGATAAGATATTGGGATATAATGTATTTTCATTTGGTTGCTATAAACCTCAATGTGGGACTTAGCACATCGAATATATCGCGCCATCACTGTTGGTTGCTGGTATTGGTTTTCATCTCCCACCTGGACTTTCCGAAGGGCTGGAAAAATGGACTTCGGGGCCACAATATATCCAAGCTTatagcggttcatcaactagaCATGAATCTTGTCGACTATAACATTTTCCCCTAGTATGAAATACAACTAAATGATCGGCAATGATATTTGTTACCAACTGCTAGGTaaagttcatttttaaggttttgtttgtaaaacagtcggttcaatgtctgtctgtctgtctgtccgtccgtctgcctgtctgtcagtccgcctgtctgtttgtctgtctgtctgtcgcaggcacttttctcagaaacggctattttGTGAGAAGGTGGCACCTGTGGACCCACAGACGTG is a window encoding:
- the LOC119655812 gene encoding LOW QUALITY PROTEIN: maltase 2-like (The sequence of the model RefSeq protein was modified relative to this genomic sequence to represent the inferred CDS: substituted 1 base at 1 genomic stop codon), which produces MKQKQLVIILFLFTVNTGWCQAPNGGKNDLDWWQKTIFYQIYPRSFMDSDGDGIGDLKGIISKLGHLKESGVDATWLSPIFKSPMVDFGYDISDFTDIQDEYGTREDFEALIKEANKLGIKIIVDFVPNHTSDECEWFKKSVKREPGYEDFYVWHDGRKGADGKIHPPNNWISVFEGSAWEWNKERGQYYLHQFTAGQPDLNFRNPKVLAAMDDVLQFWLSKGVAGFRVDAICHLFEVEDLRDEPESGKPNNQSYEFLEHIYTKDLPETYDVVYHWRKLLDNYKKENGGDTPVMLTEAYANISSVMDYYESKDGVQGAQVPFNFYLISDLNMNSDARDFLSNIQRWISYMPVTGTPNWVLGNHDRPRVASRFGPERADGLNLLLLTLPGIAVTYNGEEIGMVDYRDITYDETKDPAARRFGFSEDFKEISRDPVRTPFQWDDTKNAGFSTAETTWLPVHPNYENLNLAKQKSAERSTYKLYQRLANLRQHNTLXKGSFFGLAITRDVLAFKRELKGEDTFVTVINFGSQEHTVDLRYLGGLPDTLIVAAAGSGSIYREGDIVEAVSLKLSSHDSILFRCITVNKREETAQLVRTALTVLNASIVLIIVYRFYRGSFKPNLLYKSV